In Melioribacteraceae bacterium 4301-Me, a genomic segment contains:
- a CDS encoding sodium-dependent transporter, whose amino-acid sequence MSNNSTEREQWGSRIGLILAVAGNAVGLGNFLRFPVQAAQNGGGAFMIPYFIFFLVLGIPLMWIEWGIGRHGGKFNHGSAPGMFDVIWKNNLAKYFGALGLFISLIIMIYYTYIESWTLGYSFFSITKKYFGLGDFTAMKTFLYSYQGREVSDYFSSINWAYIFMVITFVLNFWILYRGISKGIEKLAKIAMPLLFLFAIIIAIRVATLGTPDPTHPENSVSAGFGFIWNPDFAALSDPKIWLAAAGQIFFTLSVGMGTIHAYASYLKPKDDIALSGLTTAATNEFAEVVLGGSIAIPIAVAFFGVSVTTQMALGGAFDLGFASMPLVFERIPYGEIFGFLWFLLLFFAGITSSVAMGQPVVAFLEDEFGMSRKKAVGSLAILVFASVQLVVFFLKYGFLDEMDYWAGTFGLVVFALIETILFMWVFGSEKAWHEMNEGGDIKIPKVFYFIMKYVTPLVLLIVMLWWLINDAIPILLLKNAVKDNIPYIWGARIFMVFIYILIILLVKQAWKRKEV is encoded by the coding sequence ATGTCAAATAATTCTACTGAACGCGAGCAATGGGGCAGCAGAATAGGACTTATACTTGCCGTTGCAGGCAATGCAGTTGGTTTAGGCAATTTTTTAAGGTTTCCTGTACAAGCTGCACAAAATGGCGGCGGCGCTTTCATGATTCCATATTTCATTTTCTTTTTAGTTCTTGGAATTCCATTAATGTGGATTGAATGGGGCATCGGTAGACACGGCGGTAAATTTAATCACGGCAGCGCACCCGGTATGTTTGACGTAATATGGAAAAACAACCTTGCCAAATATTTTGGCGCGCTCGGACTGTTTATTTCCTTAATAATTATGATTTACTATACTTATATAGAGTCATGGACACTCGGCTACAGTTTTTTTTCAATCACAAAAAAATATTTTGGACTTGGTGATTTTACTGCAATGAAAACTTTTCTGTACAGTTATCAAGGACGTGAAGTCAGTGATTATTTTAGCAGTATAAACTGGGCTTACATTTTTATGGTTATTACTTTTGTATTAAATTTTTGGATTCTTTACAGGGGAATTTCCAAAGGGATCGAAAAGCTAGCTAAAATTGCTATGCCGCTGCTGTTTTTATTTGCAATTATTATTGCTATTAGAGTTGCAACACTTGGAACACCAGACCCAACACATCCAGAAAATTCTGTTTCAGCCGGTTTTGGCTTTATTTGGAATCCTGATTTTGCTGCATTAAGCGACCCTAAAATTTGGCTCGCTGCTGCTGGACAAATATTTTTCACTTTATCAGTAGGTATGGGTACTATACACGCTTATGCAAGTTATTTAAAACCAAAAGATGATATTGCTCTTTCCGGCTTAACCACAGCGGCTACAAATGAATTCGCTGAAGTAGTATTGGGAGGTTCAATTGCAATCCCAATTGCAGTGGCTTTTTTTGGTGTATCTGTTACAACACAAATGGCACTTGGCGGTGCATTCGATTTGGGATTTGCTTCAATGCCTCTCGTTTTTGAAAGAATTCCTTACGGCGAAATTTTTGGATTCTTATGGTTTCTTCTTTTGTTCTTTGCTGGAATTACTTCTTCAGTTGCAATGGGACAGCCAGTGGTCGCCTTCTTAGAAGATGAATTCGGCATGAGTAGAAAAAAAGCTGTAGGCTCTTTAGCCATTCTTGTCTTTGCCTCAGTTCAATTAGTTGTGTTTTTCCTTAAATATGGCTTTTTGGATGAAATGGATTACTGGGCCGGCACATTCGGCTTAGTAGTGTTTGCTCTAATAGAAACTATCTTGTTTATGTGGGTCTTTGGCTCAGAGAAAGCTTGGCATGAAATGAATGAAGGCGGTGATATTAAAATCCCTAAAGTTTTCTATTTTATTATGAAATATGTTACTCCTTTGGTTCTTTTAATTGTTATGCTATGGTGGCTGATTAACGATGCTATCCCTATACTATTATTAAAAAATGCAGTAAAAGATAATATCCCTTATATATGGGGCGCAAGAATATTCATGGTCTTTATTTATATACTAATTATCTTATTGGTCAAACAAGCTTGGAAAAGAAAAGAGGTTTAA
- a CDS encoding FlgD immunoglobulin-like domain containing protein → MIRKYTSIAILIFSLFSISIAQTHYYVNPSGNDSNDGLSPGSPKQTIAAAISTAANGDTIHLANGTYTQSSTLYVNKQLTLIGDSESGVVIDVSAVPSSGWGINVNQSNSSLINMTITPKSASGGGFPIHVSSNTSPRTVISNITLSHITIDGSYRTPFDINGVDNVTLSYLTATNTTHGNGVQVSACTYVNADHITTNNNVWGGFAIYSYQDDPSHTTGINRGSDHITIDGTTSSFGEANKVYSQDEFGFTNTNITVNGFDYIVRNTSYTGYTWYQIDQTSALAFAAALSPASDSYVIQISTGYFFVDTSLKIQTAVNAATSGDTLYVLAGTYSESVTINKPLTIIGVGNPTVTEFIFAASPINIIGFSNSSTDNITVNSGGSIEDAINIVSSGGTIHIQAGTYNAIVVNKPVTIIGSDGTIINHGSPAITVSSTGVTLTGLTFTFDSSDFAIDVLGGAYDVTIDTCNFLNTNGANVGNGVRNQGTGTVTARYNYWGSGSGPTISSNPCGKGAVAANTSTGTLIYSPWFTDTTHTALLSAPTLISPANLSTGISITPTFQWSLSYGSSPTFELQIAYDQSFTTIVYDTAGITSPFTLPLESALTNSTIYYWKIIAVVGSDTTCSSPWKFTTIAPAKPQLVYPQNATTINGQVINFQWYPSPWTSGTLKYKIEVAADSLFTTFVSGFPDSLTVSGYVTYNFPFNFSILPPGTYYWRVKSYTTGGVFIDVSSTWQFVIPGPPTAIPSYPTGGTVVYTTSPTIYWYLNNYYGYSNTIYYRVRYGTSSGTYTDTSATTTSLYQTISGLTVGQTYYYVVDASTSSSFTTYTTSLEQSFVVYYSNISSVPIYQSYPIGGQTVYTSTPTLYWYLSIYIPAPSFDIQVDVNNSFSSPLINVTGVTGYYYTTSSLSDGTYYWRIKFTGSSTWFTESFVVNTNLSGSSSAPIPTPWSPTGGQIVYTQSPVLQWYAYSSSTLEYQVIWSSDPTLSGGVLVNTSSPNGGSSGWLTTTSYSLSGLTQGVTYYWQVRSRLASNNSIVSNYSSVAQFTVDPGASPVVLLPANPVAGVNINSTSAVLSWVVPAASKSPLSYDLEISKNPDMTSPLLINDLKQPIYKAQNLENNTRYYWRVRSKTKDGYSSQYSYKGEFSTGTVTAVTEEKLPTDFSLSQNYPNPFNPTTRITYSLPENAFVTLKIYDILGREVRTLVNQEVNRGVYNVDWDGKDEFGNHVASGTYIYRLVAGKYVSVKKMILIK, encoded by the coding sequence ATGATAAGGAAATACACTTCTATTGCTATACTTATATTTTCTCTTTTTAGTATAAGTATAGCACAGACTCACTATTATGTAAATCCTTCAGGTAATGATTCAAACGATGGACTATCACCGGGAAGTCCCAAGCAAACAATTGCTGCTGCAATTAGTACTGCCGCCAATGGTGATACTATTCATCTTGCAAATGGCACTTACACCCAGAGTTCTACTCTCTATGTTAATAAGCAATTAACTTTAATAGGAGATTCTGAATCGGGTGTGGTTATTGATGTCAGCGCAGTGCCGAGTAGTGGCTGGGGAATTAATGTTAATCAATCTAATTCCTCATTAATTAACATGACCATTACGCCAAAATCTGCAAGTGGTGGTGGTTTTCCTATTCATGTTTCTAGCAATACTAGTCCACGCACTGTTATTTCTAATATTACTTTATCACACATTACAATTGATGGTTCTTACAGAACACCATTTGATATTAACGGCGTAGATAACGTTACACTTTCTTATTTAACAGCTACTAATACTACGCATGGCAATGGTGTTCAAGTAAGTGCTTGTACGTATGTTAATGCTGATCATATTACAACAAACAATAATGTATGGGGCGGATTTGCAATTTATTCTTATCAAGATGACCCGTCACATACAACAGGTATTAATAGGGGCTCAGACCATATTACAATTGATGGTACAACATCGTCTTTTGGCGAAGCTAATAAAGTATACAGTCAAGATGAATTTGGGTTTACTAATACGAATATAACTGTTAATGGGTTTGATTATATTGTGCGTAATACTAGTTACACAGGTTACACGTGGTATCAAATTGATCAGACTTCAGCATTGGCTTTTGCTGCTGCTTTAAGTCCTGCAAGCGATTCTTATGTAATACAAATATCAACTGGATACTTTTTTGTTGATACTAGTCTGAAAATTCAAACCGCAGTAAATGCTGCAACTTCAGGTGATACTCTTTATGTACTCGCTGGTACATATAGTGAAAGTGTTACAATTAATAAGCCTCTTACTATAATAGGGGTTGGTAACCCAACCGTAACAGAATTTATTTTTGCGGCATCGCCAATAAACATTATTGGATTCTCAAACAGCAGTACAGATAATATTACTGTCAACTCGGGTGGTTCTATAGAAGATGCAATTAATATAGTTTCTTCTGGTGGTACAATTCACATTCAAGCTGGTACTTATAATGCTATTGTAGTAAATAAGCCGGTTACAATTATTGGTTCAGACGGGACAATAATAAATCATGGTTCACCGGCAATTACAGTTAGTTCAACAGGGGTAACACTCACCGGGCTGACATTCACATTTGATTCATCAGATTTTGCAATAGATGTGCTTGGTGGGGCATATGATGTAACAATTGATACTTGTAATTTCTTAAACACTAACGGAGCAAATGTAGGCAATGGTGTTCGTAACCAAGGGACTGGTACTGTAACAGCAAGATACAATTACTGGGGAAGTGGTTCAGGTCCTACAATTTCTTCAAATCCATGCGGTAAGGGTGCAGTTGCTGCGAATACTTCTACAGGCACGCTTATATACTCCCCATGGTTTACTGATACCACGCATACGGCCTTATTATCTGCGCCGACTCTTATCTCCCCAGCAAATTTATCGACAGGTATTTCAATTACACCGACATTTCAGTGGAGTTTATCCTACGGTTCATCACCAACTTTTGAATTGCAAATTGCATATGATCAATCGTTTACTACTATTGTGTATGATACTGCAGGTATTACATCGCCATTTACTTTACCGCTCGAAAGTGCACTTACTAACAGTACAATTTACTATTGGAAAATTATTGCAGTAGTAGGAAGTGATACTACATGTTCTTCACCATGGAAGTTTACTACCATTGCACCAGCAAAACCTCAGCTGGTTTACCCGCAAAATGCAACGACAATTAATGGTCAGGTAATTAATTTTCAGTGGTATCCTTCACCATGGACTTCTGGTACTTTGAAATATAAAATTGAAGTAGCGGCTGATAGCTTGTTTACAACATTTGTAAGCGGTTTTCCTGATTCTTTAACTGTCAGTGGCTATGTGACTTATAATTTCCCATTTAATTTTAGCATTCTTCCTCCCGGTACTTACTACTGGAGAGTTAAATCGTACACAACAGGTGGGGTATTTATTGATGTTTCTTCTACTTGGCAGTTTGTTATTCCCGGTCCACCTACAGCTATTCCATCTTATCCAACAGGAGGTACTGTAGTTTATACTACTTCACCTACAATATATTGGTATTTGAATAATTATTATGGCTATTCGAATACAATTTATTATAGAGTGAGATATGGAACAAGTAGCGGAACATATACAGATACTTCAGCAACTACAACGTCATTATATCAAACAATAAGTGGTCTTACAGTTGGACAAACATACTATTACGTTGTGGATGCTTCTACTTCATCTTCATTTACAACATATACAACTAGCTTAGAGCAAAGTTTTGTGGTATATTATTCTAATATTTCAAGCGTTCCAATATATCAAAGCTATCCAATTGGTGGGCAGACGGTGTACACAAGTACTCCTACATTATATTGGTATTTAAGCATATACATACCTGCCCCGTCGTTTGATATACAAGTTGATGTAAATAATTCTTTCTCTTCTCCTTTAATAAATGTGACTGGTGTTACAGGGTATTATTACACCACCTCTTCTTTATCTGACGGCACTTACTATTGGAGAATTAAGTTTACTGGTTCATCTACCTGGTTTACAGAATCATTTGTTGTAAATACAAACTTAAGCGGTTCTTCTTCAGCTCCAATTCCGACACCTTGGTCACCAACAGGAGGTCAGATAGTTTATACTCAAAGTCCAGTGTTACAATGGTATGCATATTCAAGTTCTACTTTGGAATACCAAGTTATATGGTCGTCTGATCCAACCTTAAGTGGTGGGGTTTTAGTCAATACAAGTTCACCCAACGGTGGTTCTTCCGGGTGGCTTACAACAACCTCTTATAGTTTAAGCGGATTAACACAAGGAGTAACATATTACTGGCAAGTAAGATCACGCTTAGCGTCAAATAACTCAATAGTTTCTAATTATTCTTCTGTTGCTCAGTTTACAGTTGATCCGGGTGCTTCACCAGTGGTACTTTTACCTGCTAATCCTGTAGCTGGTGTTAATATCAACTCTACATCTGCTGTTCTTTCTTGGGTAGTTCCAGCTGCAAGTAAATCTCCATTAAGCTACGATTTAGAGATTTCTAAAAACCCTGATATGACATCGCCACTATTAATTAATGATTTAAAACAGCCGATCTATAAAGCTCAAAATCTCGAAAATAATACAAGATATTATTGGAGAGTTAGGTCAAAGACTAAAGATGGCTATTCATCTCAGTACTCTTATAAAGGTGAGTTTAGCACTGGAACGGTGACTGCTGTGACAGAGGAAAAACTGCCAACAGATTTTTCATTGTCTCAAAACTATCCTAATCCTTTCAACCCAACAACGAGAATAACTTATTCATTGCCTGAAAATGCTTTTGTGACTTTAAAGATATATGATATACTGGGTAGGGAAGTTAGAACTTTAGTGAATCAAGAAGTAAATCGTGGTGTTTATAACGTTGATTGGGATGGTAAAGATGAATTTGGAAATCACGTTGCAAGCGGTACTTACATCTATCGCTTAGTTGCTGGTAAGTACGTAAGTGTTAAAAAGATGATTTTAATAAAGTAA
- the groES gene encoding co-chaperone GroES, which yields MKVKPLDDRLLVEPIEEESRTSSGIIIPDTAKEKPRMGKVIAVGTDEDLKEKIKEGDKVLFAKYGGEEISVNGSEYKIIQRSDILAIVED from the coding sequence ATGAAAGTTAAACCACTTGATGACAGACTTTTAGTTGAACCCATCGAAGAAGAATCCAGAACATCTTCGGGAATTATAATACCAGATACAGCTAAAGAAAAGCCTCGTATGGGAAAGGTTATAGCTGTTGGTACAGATGAAGATTTAAAAGAAAAAATAAAAGAGGGAGATAAAGTATTATTTGCTAAGTATGGCGGCGAAGAGATTTCAGTAAATGGTTCAGAATATAAAATTATTCAACGATCGGATATATTAGCTATTGTAGAAGATTAA
- a CDS encoding glutaredoxin family protein, protein MDTKSQPKVIIFTTPTCSFCNSAKRYFREKNIRFTEVDVSRDPKAAMDMQRRTGQTGVPVILINNRPIVGFDVPKINSMLNIK, encoded by the coding sequence GTGGACACTAAATCACAACCGAAGGTAATCATATTCACAACCCCCACATGCAGTTTTTGCAACAGCGCTAAAAGATATTTTAGAGAAAAAAATATAAGATTTACCGAAGTCGATGTAAGTCGAGACCCCAAAGCTGCTATGGATATGCAAAGAAGAACTGGTCAAACTGGTGTGCCGGTAATATTAATAAACAACAGACCAATAGTTGGATTTGACGTGCCTAAGATAAACTCAATGTTAAACATAAAATAA
- a CDS encoding sterol desaturase family protein — MPKNYVSNKDETIRLFKNDFLEALSRVHWTVPLILYTPITLIFLYRGFFLFNLSVGVSVFWFVIGIVVWTFTEYTLHRFVFHYEPNNEIGKKIHFIIHGVHHDYPKDSKRLVMPPSVSIPLAVIFYLLFLWLLGVQNVNPFFAGFLVGYMFYDTTHYAVHHFNMKSKFWLAIKNHHMKHHYQTAKKGFGVSQPTWDYVFKTNFEKIKEKVAEENN, encoded by the coding sequence ATGCCAAAAAATTATGTTTCTAACAAGGATGAAACAATAAGGCTTTTTAAAAATGATTTTTTAGAAGCCTTATCACGTGTTCATTGGACAGTACCTCTTATTTTATATACACCAATTACTTTAATTTTTCTTTACAGAGGATTTTTCTTATTCAATCTTTCAGTCGGAGTTTCGGTATTTTGGTTTGTAATTGGAATTGTTGTTTGGACTTTTACAGAATACACATTGCATCGATTTGTATTTCATTATGAACCAAATAATGAAATAGGCAAAAAAATTCATTTTATTATTCACGGCGTTCATCATGATTATCCTAAAGATTCTAAAAGACTTGTAATGCCGCCATCTGTAAGTATCCCTTTAGCCGTTATATTTTATCTTTTGTTTTTGTGGTTACTCGGCGTTCAAAATGTTAACCCCTTCTTTGCAGGTTTTTTAGTTGGATACATGTTTTATGATACAACACATTATGCTGTTCATCATTTTAATATGAAAAGTAAATTTTGGCTTGCAATAAAAAATCATCACATGAAACATCATTATCAAACCGCAAAAAAGGGCTTTGGAGTAAGTCAGCCCACTTGGGACTATGTATTTAAAACTAATTTTGAAAAAATAAAAGAAAAAGTAGCTGAGGAAAACAATTAG
- a CDS encoding glycoside hydrolase family 9 protein codes for MKIILRLFLAFLIFTTYSGCSNKISAESEIFIRVNQLGFLPDDLKTAVILSNTNLSGKIFSVIDKKNNMKIFSGRIGNNEGKYGDFNYTYVIDFSKVRNAGIYFIEVENQKSYEFKIGSGVYNQLAEYLLEFFKVQRCGYTNPKLHGVCHIADATSLIIGKNVVNQSVDVTGGWHDAGDYIKFLNTTAYSTYMLLFSYEFDPSKFSFDNNKNNVADILEEAKIGLDWMLRCHFKKDKLITQVQDLRDHEVGWRLPEDDSLQYDRPAFVGIGKNLIGIYTATMSLAYRIWKDVLNYPEFANKCLSSAKELYSIRNNVPNIDSSGTGMYLDNNYYGKLALGAVELYLSTGNKNYLNDSEVYADSAGSDFWWSWGNINSIVHYRLASIESKFQKYIFNNLIEFNKNKSNNLFGEGAELTWGTNVTLLGIALQNILWRRLTSSNNFDSLEIFQRDFILGRNPWGVSFIYKIGTNYTKHFHHQIAYIKGELPGGLAAGPATKSFLLKYNMPVSQKDVYKKFQTDAAIYRDDRMDFITNEPTITGNATAIFVFGNLKN; via the coding sequence ATGAAAATAATACTCAGACTTTTTTTAGCTTTTTTAATATTTACTACTTATTCAGGTTGTTCGAACAAAATAAGTGCCGAATCTGAAATCTTTATAAGAGTAAATCAACTTGGTTTTTTACCTGATGATTTGAAAACCGCTGTAATTTTATCGAATACAAATTTATCGGGTAAAATTTTTTCTGTTATCGATAAAAAAAATAATATGAAAATTTTTTCTGGGAGAATTGGGAATAATGAGGGTAAATACGGAGACTTTAATTATACTTATGTAATTGATTTCAGCAAAGTAAGAAACGCGGGAATCTATTTTATTGAAGTGGAGAATCAAAAATCGTATGAGTTTAAGATTGGTAGTGGTGTTTATAATCAATTAGCCGAATATCTTTTGGAATTTTTTAAAGTTCAGCGCTGCGGTTATACAAATCCAAAACTTCATGGTGTTTGCCATATTGCTGATGCAACAAGTTTAATTATTGGCAAAAATGTTGTTAATCAATCTGTAGATGTAACTGGCGGTTGGCATGATGCAGGAGATTATATAAAATTTCTTAATACTACGGCATATTCTACTTATATGCTTCTTTTTTCTTACGAATTTGACCCTTCTAAGTTTAGTTTTGACAACAATAAAAATAACGTAGCAGATATATTGGAAGAGGCTAAAATTGGTTTGGACTGGATGCTGAGATGTCACTTCAAAAAAGATAAATTAATTACGCAAGTACAAGACTTAAGAGACCACGAAGTGGGTTGGCGTTTGCCAGAAGATGATTCTTTACAATACGATAGACCAGCTTTTGTTGGGATTGGCAAAAATCTAATTGGAATATATACTGCTACTATGTCTTTGGCTTATAGAATATGGAAAGACGTTTTAAATTATCCAGAATTTGCTAATAAATGTCTTAGTTCAGCTAAAGAGCTTTATTCGATACGTAATAATGTACCTAATATTGACAGCAGCGGAACTGGAATGTATTTAGATAATAATTATTATGGAAAACTTGCTTTAGGCGCTGTTGAACTTTATTTGTCGACAGGCAATAAAAATTATTTGAATGATTCTGAAGTATATGCAGATTCAGCAGGTTCGGATTTTTGGTGGAGTTGGGGTAATATTAATTCTATTGTTCATTATCGCTTAGCATCGATTGAAAGTAAGTTCCAGAAATATATTTTTAATAACTTAATTGAGTTCAACAAAAATAAATCCAATAATCTTTTTGGGGAAGGTGCTGAGTTAACATGGGGAACAAATGTAACTTTATTAGGCATAGCCCTTCAAAATATTTTGTGGAGGAGACTAACAAGTAGCAATAATTTTGATTCATTAGAGATTTTTCAAAGAGATTTTATTTTAGGAAGAAACCCTTGGGGTGTCAGCTTTATATATAAAATTGGCACAAATTATACAAAGCACTTTCACCATCAAATTGCATATATAAAAGGAGAATTGCCGGGAGGGTTGGCTGCTGGACCTGCAACAAAATCTTTCCTATTAAAATATAATATGCCAGTTTCGCAAAAGGATGTTTACAAAAAATTTCAGACTGATGCGGCCATATACAGAGATGACAGAATGGATTTTATTACCAATGAGCCGACAATTACAGGCAATGCAACAGCAATTTTTGTGTTTGGAAATCTGAAAAATTAG
- a CDS encoding RAD55 family ATPase: MTNNNVYNTNRYLMSAAVRLISSGFSLIDHNWGGVYKGGSYFVVGPRKSGRTLLGLQFAIEAAKSSEVCVYFTLMRPKDLMIQAASLNFDIQSYMNQNLIIVVRVAPPKDIYEMYNPDDYLVEYLNDIATVVNQYGPSRIIFDELTPFVGFRNLEILREAFLNTLEVIEERDITSLFIIGEPATQKAHSIVSILTQHVTGVIQLKKLVQPDKYQTGTATIIPNVGHTQGQFTSSYRIEPYKGVTVDFTPDFEYTTEPSLTLERKQKTATQSGPQTEPYEPYAFSNIYNYNDFLLLLNNQIALYKSTGQAFNLVSFKLDPAAQVKGLLSINQLQNAIKKSTSKKDKICVLDNKVIVLLVRGTLKNAVDLMSNIQNYLPSKDPSYINTVFEYITIFNLQVDDRVENAEAMMQTILAAENSAEQTYQPLNRFIG; encoded by the coding sequence TTGACAAACAACAATGTCTATAATACAAATAGGTATCTTATGTCGGCTGCTGTAAGGTTAATTTCATCTGGATTTTCACTGATAGACCACAATTGGGGTGGTGTTTACAAAGGCGGCAGTTACTTTGTCGTTGGTCCACGTAAATCTGGCAGAACTTTACTCGGTTTACAGTTTGCAATTGAAGCAGCTAAGTCTTCTGAGGTCTGTGTTTATTTTACTTTAATGAGACCTAAGGATTTAATGATTCAAGCAGCATCCCTGAACTTTGATATACAGTCATACATGAACCAAAATTTAATTATTGTAGTTCGCGTTGCTCCCCCTAAAGATATTTATGAAATGTATAATCCAGATGATTATTTAGTAGAATATCTTAACGATATTGCAACTGTTGTTAATCAGTATGGTCCATCAAGAATTATATTTGACGAGCTGACACCCTTCGTTGGTTTTAGAAACTTAGAAATTTTACGCGAAGCTTTTTTGAACACACTGGAAGTAATTGAAGAAAGAGACATAACCAGTTTATTTATTATTGGAGAACCAGCAACTCAAAAAGCTCATTCAATTGTTTCAATTCTTACCCAACATGTTACTGGTGTTATACAACTGAAAAAACTTGTTCAACCGGATAAATATCAAACAGGTACGGCTACAATTATTCCTAATGTTGGCCATACTCAAGGTCAATTTACTTCAAGTTATAGAATCGAACCTTATAAAGGAGTTACTGTAGATTTTACGCCGGACTTTGAATATACAACCGAGCCCTCACTTACTCTTGAAAGAAAGCAAAAAACAGCTACACAATCTGGTCCACAAACTGAACCATATGAGCCTTATGCATTTTCAAATATATATAACTATAACGATTTCTTATTGCTGCTTAATAATCAAATAGCGCTATACAAAAGTACTGGACAAGCTTTTAATCTGGTTTCATTCAAATTAGATCCAGCGGCACAAGTAAAGGGATTGTTGTCAATTAATCAATTACAAAATGCTATTAAGAAGTCAACTAGCAAAAAAGATAAAATATGTGTATTGGATAACAAGGTTATAGTTTTATTGGTAAGAGGTACATTGAAAAATGCTGTGGATTTAATGTCGAATATACAAAATTACTTGCCGAGTAAAGACCCTTCTTATATTAACACAGTTTTCGAGTACATTACAATTTTCAATTTACAAGTAGACGATAGAGTAGAAAATGCTGAAGCAATGATGCAAACTATTTTAGCGGCTGAAAATTCAGCGGAACAAACTTATCAACCGCTCAATCGATTTATTGGGTGA